A single Corynebacterium stationis DNA region contains:
- a CDS encoding helix-turn-helix domain-containing protein, with amino-acid sequence MDSSTPQATPRAAQLGQIQSLVDELASKLQRSVQVDTPAFYAFCSSPQYGEVDNERVFNVLHREPNPEPIPWLVANGVQESRDAVRVPAHKEFDLLPRLCVPLWEGEKLCGHIWLIDSPAISEEDLEIITSYRRPIIDLMAARDETFVRRVAEMREIARDVTLGLDGSLAHAVDNNFLPRSGVIRIHQLTIREAAEAAVTTDAPERLMLELLRFRRRRPFLVTDNHDGLTIVERSDDVAASQSLFDALQAASVAVGAQVVSRGTSTINELSGARNTARRASFIATVASLLGQETLTWEDSGAWRLLLGWELTPATVSAISPAAAALIAEGSQFLWETVLEYLDNARNVTATADNLFIHRATLHYRLEKARTVLPQGALDDGWESTCLHAALRLHAALNTVP; translated from the coding sequence ATGGATTCCTCCACGCCACAAGCAACACCCCGCGCGGCCCAGCTCGGTCAGATTCAATCTTTGGTCGATGAGTTAGCCAGCAAGCTGCAGCGTTCAGTCCAGGTTGATACGCCGGCCTTTTATGCCTTTTGCTCCAGCCCACAATATGGCGAGGTCGATAATGAGCGGGTTTTTAATGTGCTGCACCGTGAACCCAACCCCGAGCCCATCCCGTGGCTAGTTGCCAACGGCGTACAGGAATCCCGCGATGCTGTGCGTGTGCCCGCTCATAAAGAATTCGACTTGCTTCCGCGCCTGTGCGTTCCGCTGTGGGAAGGGGAGAAGCTGTGCGGACACATCTGGCTCATTGACTCGCCAGCTATTAGTGAAGAGGACTTAGAGATCATCACCAGCTATCGTCGGCCGATTATTGACCTGATGGCCGCGCGCGATGAAACCTTTGTACGGCGCGTAGCAGAGATGCGCGAGATAGCTCGCGATGTCACCTTGGGCCTAGATGGGTCGCTCGCGCATGCGGTGGACAATAATTTCTTGCCGCGGAGCGGGGTCATCCGTATTCACCAGCTCACCATTCGTGAGGCCGCCGAAGCTGCAGTCACCACAGATGCACCTGAGCGGCTCATGTTGGAATTGCTGCGCTTTCGGCGCCGTCGACCTTTCCTTGTCACGGATAATCATGATGGGTTGACCATCGTCGAGCGCTCAGATGATGTGGCCGCATCGCAGTCGCTTTTCGATGCCCTCCAGGCCGCCTCAGTCGCCGTCGGCGCCCAAGTTGTTTCACGTGGAACATCGACAATCAATGAGTTAAGTGGCGCCCGCAATACAGCCCGGCGCGCGAGTTTCATCGCCACGGTGGCGTCACTGCTTGGGCAAGAAACCCTCACATGGGAGGATTCCGGCGCTTGGCGCTTGTTGTTGGGCTGGGAGCTTACGCCCGCGACCGTCAGCGCAATTTCCCCAGCAGCGGCAGCCCTGATTGCTGAGGGTTCCCAATTTTTATGGGAGACGGTGCTGGAGTATTTAGACAATGCTCGTAATGTCACCGCCACCGCAGATAACCTGTTTATTCACCGCGCTACTTTGCACTACCGCTTGGAAAAAGCTCGAACAGTGTTGCCCCAAGGCGCGCTCGATGATGGTTGGGAGTCCACCTGTTTACACGCAGCGCTGCGCCTTCATGCGGCGTTGAATACAGTGCCATAG
- a CDS encoding ABC transporter substrate-binding protein: MTSVIATLSATALVLAGCSSESGDDAAGDNAGGEGASESYSIGINQLVQHPALDASAAGFKAAFEDAGVEVEWDEQNANGEQSTAVTIAQQMANADHDLYLAIATPAAQAMAQSIKDAPLLFTAVTDPEAAELVDSNDAPGANVTGTSDIAPISDQVDLLKELVPDAKTVGVVYASGEVNSQVQVDELTSVAGDSDIDVKSQTVTSVTEIPQAVQALGDVDAIYVPTDNMVVSGIASLINVANEKQIPVIGAEAGTVEGGAAATLGIDYEQLGRQTGEMALRILQDGEEPASTPVESAKEFTYVVNPEAAEAQGIEIPEAILEEAETV, translated from the coding sequence ATGACTTCAGTCATCGCTACCCTTTCTGCGACTGCCCTCGTGCTCGCCGGCTGTTCATCGGAAAGCGGCGACGACGCTGCTGGCGATAACGCTGGCGGCGAAGGTGCATCGGAAAGCTACTCCATCGGTATCAACCAGCTCGTGCAGCACCCGGCACTGGATGCCAGCGCCGCAGGCTTCAAGGCCGCGTTCGAAGACGCCGGCGTCGAGGTGGAGTGGGATGAGCAAAATGCGAACGGTGAGCAGTCCACCGCGGTGACCATCGCGCAGCAGATGGCTAATGCCGACCACGATCTGTACTTGGCTATTGCTACCCCAGCGGCGCAGGCGATGGCACAGTCCATCAAGGACGCTCCCCTGCTCTTTACCGCTGTCACTGACCCAGAGGCAGCAGAGTTGGTAGATTCCAACGATGCTCCGGGCGCAAACGTGACTGGTACCTCCGATATCGCGCCGATTTCTGACCAGGTGGACCTGCTCAAGGAACTGGTTCCGGATGCGAAGACCGTTGGAGTTGTCTACGCCTCTGGTGAGGTCAACTCCCAGGTGCAGGTGGATGAGCTGACTTCCGTTGCTGGTGACTCTGATATTGATGTGAAGTCCCAGACCGTGACTTCCGTGACTGAAATCCCGCAGGCAGTGCAGGCGCTTGGCGATGTCGATGCCATCTACGTCCCCACCGACAACATGGTGGTCTCCGGTATTGCTTCTTTGATCAACGTGGCCAATGAGAAGCAGATTCCAGTCATCGGCGCTGAGGCCGGCACCGTTGAAGGTGGCGCTGCTGCAACCTTGGGTATTGACTACGAGCAGCTGGGACGCCAGACCGGTGAGATGGCGCTGCGCATCCTGCAAGACGGCGAAGAGCCAGCGTCTACGCCTGTGGAATCCGCGAAGGAATTTACCTACGTCGTCAACCCAGAAGCTGCTGAGGCGCAGGGCATTGAGATTCCAGAAGCGATTTTGGAAGAAGCTGAAACCGTATGA
- a CDS encoding ABC transporter ATP-binding protein yields the protein MLKIDSISKTFFAGTANERKALVDVSLHLNPGDFVTVIGSNGAGKSTLLNSISGRLIVDSGTISIEGKNVSRQPEHKRAKVVGRVFQDPMAGTAPNLTIEENLSLAYLRGKGRGLSLGLNSKRRAFFREQLASLELGLEDRMGSKVGLLSGGQRQALSLLMAGFTNPDVMLLDEHTAALDPQRAELVTTLTERIVSQGNLTTLMVTHNMAQAIQVGNRLIMMHDGKIIYEASEEQKQKLAVQDLMSEFAKIKGGTSDRTLLQ from the coding sequence ATGCTTAAGATTGATAGCATTTCCAAAACCTTCTTCGCCGGCACAGCCAACGAACGCAAGGCGCTTGTCGATGTCTCCCTGCATCTAAATCCCGGTGATTTCGTCACCGTGATTGGTTCTAATGGCGCCGGAAAATCAACATTGCTCAACTCGATTTCAGGTCGGTTGATAGTTGATTCCGGAACCATCTCCATCGAAGGCAAGAATGTCTCCCGCCAACCGGAGCACAAGCGTGCGAAGGTTGTCGGCCGCGTCTTCCAAGACCCGATGGCGGGTACTGCACCAAACCTCACGATTGAAGAAAACCTCTCCCTCGCATACTTGCGTGGCAAAGGCCGTGGGCTGTCATTGGGACTTAACTCCAAGCGCCGGGCATTCTTCCGCGAGCAGCTCGCAAGCCTAGAACTTGGCCTCGAAGATCGCATGGGCTCCAAGGTGGGTCTGCTGTCGGGTGGTCAGCGCCAGGCGCTCAGCCTTCTCATGGCGGGCTTTACCAACCCTGACGTGATGCTGCTCGATGAGCACACCGCAGCGCTAGACCCCCAACGTGCGGAGCTGGTGACCACCTTGACGGAACGTATTGTCTCCCAAGGCAACCTAACCACCTTGATGGTCACCCACAACATGGCGCAAGCCATCCAGGTGGGCAACCGACTCATCATGATGCATGATGGCAAAATTATTTACGAGGCTTCCGAAGAGCAAAAGCAAAAACTCGCCGTGCAAGACCTCATGTCAGAATTTGCCAAGATTAAAGGCGGAACTTCTGACCGCACTCTGCTGCAGTAG
- a CDS encoding ABC transporter permease → MIGAVELGLLYAVMAVGVYLTFRVLDFPDLTVDGSFTTGAAAAGVLITNGVNPILATGVGFVAGFIAGIITGLLHTKGKIDGLLAGILTMIGLWSINLRIMGGANIPLLSQDSVFTPLDSIKNDWAVVGLLVIGAIALVALIVWFLSTDLGLALRATGDNQQMITSFGVSTDFTKTLTLALSNGLVGLCGALIAQFQGFADISMGVGLILVGLASVIVGQAVIPQRRLWLIVGSVALGSILYRLIIYVALTVGLNPNDMKLITAVLVIAALLLPKLTGRTPKVAGRKVANA, encoded by the coding sequence ATGATCGGTGCAGTTGAGCTCGGACTCCTTTATGCCGTGATGGCGGTAGGCGTCTACCTCACCTTCCGAGTTCTAGATTTCCCTGACCTAACCGTTGACGGCAGTTTCACCACCGGTGCTGCTGCCGCCGGCGTGCTCATTACCAACGGTGTTAATCCCATCCTCGCTACGGGCGTGGGTTTCGTTGCGGGTTTTATCGCCGGCATCATCACCGGCCTGTTGCACACCAAGGGCAAGATTGACGGCCTGCTCGCTGGTATCTTGACCATGATTGGCCTGTGGTCAATCAACCTGCGCATTATGGGCGGTGCGAATATCCCGCTGCTGAGCCAAGACTCCGTGTTTACCCCGCTCGATAGCATCAAAAATGACTGGGCTGTCGTCGGCCTGTTGGTCATCGGCGCCATCGCGCTGGTTGCACTCATCGTGTGGTTCCTGTCCACCGACCTCGGGCTGGCGCTGCGCGCTACAGGTGATAATCAGCAGATGATTACCTCTTTCGGTGTCTCCACTGACTTCACCAAGACGCTGACCCTCGCACTGTCGAATGGTCTGGTTGGCCTGTGTGGCGCGCTGATTGCGCAATTCCAGGGCTTCGCGGATATCTCCATGGGTGTCGGCCTCATCTTGGTCGGCCTGGCATCTGTCATTGTCGGCCAAGCTGTTATCCCGCAGCGTCGCCTGTGGCTGATTGTCGGCTCGGTTGCGTTGGGCTCCATCCTCTACCGCCTGATCATCTACGTGGCGCTGACGGTGGGCCTGAATCCGAACGACATGAAGTTGATTACCGCAGTGCTTGTCATCGCCGCGCTGCTGCTGCCGAAGCTGACTGGCCGGACGCCGAAAGTCGCCGGGAGGAAGGTAGCCAATGCTTAA
- a CDS encoding anthranilate synthase component 1, whose product MTGFSTASRQLPYYTDAAALFDALATTHDSMLLESADIESKKNVQCLAVLDAALKVTCRGQRVYAEVLSPTGHAMLERLEEQLSEYRVGAGEFEFQRPTDSDERRRLKAISNAEVLRKLQLDAGYSHEMLPFLGGGFAYDYLDTFEVLPEVPDSTNEYPDYEFIVAQTLLHVDHLNHSIVIHGVDTDEAALQGRLDEQLDKAQKLADAPLTETTEVAEKKTVTVTADILDKDFREHVSNLQKNIYEGDIYQVVPARSFSMECPDAFAAYRKLRETNPSPYMFYIRGADYELIGASPESNLKFDADTREVQLYPIAGTRPRGATHELDIRNELDMRTDTKELAEHTMLVDLARNDLARVAVPGTRRVADLLQVDRYSRVMHLVSRVVAELHPDFDAIDAYRACMNMGTLTGAPKLRAMELVRNTENKRRGSYGGAVGYLRGDGSMDNCIVIRSAYIKNDTAIVQAGAGVVRDSVPQSEADETLHKAYAVLHAIAAANNATLEVIR is encoded by the coding sequence ATGACCGGATTTTCTACCGCATCACGGCAGCTCCCGTACTACACGGATGCCGCTGCATTATTTGATGCCCTGGCCACCACGCATGATTCCATGCTGCTGGAATCAGCAGATATTGAATCCAAGAAGAATGTACAGTGCCTCGCTGTTCTGGATGCCGCGCTCAAGGTCACCTGCCGCGGCCAGCGCGTATACGCCGAGGTGCTTTCTCCCACTGGGCACGCGATGCTCGAGCGCTTAGAAGAACAGCTTTCTGAGTACCGCGTTGGGGCAGGGGAGTTTGAATTCCAACGCCCTACCGATAGTGATGAACGCCGTCGCCTGAAGGCCATTTCCAATGCAGAAGTCCTGCGTAAGCTGCAGTTAGATGCAGGTTATTCACATGAAATGTTGCCCTTTCTAGGCGGCGGCTTTGCTTATGATTACCTCGATACATTTGAGGTACTTCCTGAGGTGCCAGATAGCACTAATGAATACCCGGACTATGAGTTCATCGTGGCACAGACCTTGCTGCACGTTGATCACCTCAACCACAGCATTGTTATCCACGGCGTCGATACTGATGAAGCTGCGCTGCAAGGGCGCTTAGATGAACAGCTGGACAAAGCACAAAAGCTTGCCGATGCCCCCCTGACCGAAACCACTGAGGTCGCCGAAAAGAAAACCGTGACCGTCACCGCGGATATCTTGGATAAGGATTTCCGCGAGCATGTAAGCAACCTGCAGAAGAATATCTACGAGGGCGATATTTATCAGGTTGTGCCAGCACGGTCTTTCTCCATGGAATGCCCAGATGCTTTCGCTGCTTACCGGAAGCTGCGCGAGACCAATCCTTCGCCCTATATGTTCTATATCCGCGGCGCAGATTATGAACTCATTGGCGCATCCCCTGAATCCAACCTGAAATTCGATGCTGATACCCGCGAGGTGCAGCTCTATCCCATCGCAGGTACCCGTCCCCGCGGTGCAACGCATGAATTAGATATCCGCAATGAGCTGGACATGCGCACCGATACTAAGGAACTGGCCGAGCACACCATGCTCGTTGACCTCGCGCGCAATGACCTGGCACGGGTCGCGGTTCCTGGAACCCGGCGCGTGGCGGATCTTCTGCAGGTGGATCGCTACTCCCGCGTGATGCACTTGGTCTCCCGTGTGGTGGCAGAGTTGCACCCTGATTTCGACGCGATTGATGCCTACCGCGCATGCATGAATATGGGCACACTCACCGGCGCGCCGAAACTGCGCGCGATGGAATTGGTTCGCAACACCGAGAACAAGCGCCGCGGTTCCTATGGCGGGGCAGTGGGGTACCTGCGCGGAGATGGCTCCATGGATAACTGCATCGTCATCCGCTCCGCCTACATCAAAAATGACACGGCAATTGTCCAAGCCGGTGCCGGCGTTGTCCGCGACTCCGTTCCACAATCCGAAGCCGATGAAACTTTGCACAAGGCTTATGCCGTCCTGCACGCAATTGCTGCTGCCA